A genome region from Lactobacillus sp. ESL0791 includes the following:
- a CDS encoding YveK family protein, with product MENYFDFYQILEIIRKHIIFIIASFVICIVAAMAVEKFVITPQYTATTQILVNQKKVGADLNGVYQGQQADVQMINTYKDIITNQVVLKAASQNLANPNATTKPYDISVKQLQKAISITNNQNSQVFALNIKSHDPDEAAAIANEIASVFKRKIGKIMSINNVTIVSKALPIKQKTFPKTSIMLLIGATAGLVIGLGYAFIREMTDTTIKDTKFLTTELGLTDLGHIFRIQQTQDSNFTNSGYYKRTNMRRHRRV from the coding sequence ATGGAAAACTATTTTGATTTTTATCAAATACTTGAAATCATTCGTAAACATATAATTTTTATTATTGCTAGTTTTGTCATTTGTATAGTTGCTGCAATGGCAGTAGAGAAATTTGTTATAACACCGCAATATACCGCAACCACACAAATATTAGTTAATCAAAAAAAAGTTGGCGCTGATCTTAATGGTGTTTATCAAGGTCAGCAAGCTGATGTCCAAATGATTAATACGTATAAAGATATTATTACGAATCAAGTGGTCTTGAAAGCTGCCAGTCAAAATTTAGCTAATCCAAATGCTACCACTAAGCCTTATGATATTAGCGTTAAACAGCTGCAGAAAGCTATTTCTATTACTAATAATCAAAACTCGCAGGTTTTTGCATTAAATATAAAAAGTCATGATCCTGATGAAGCTGCCGCAATTGCTAACGAGATTGCCAGTGTATTTAAAAGAAAAATCGGTAAAATCATGAGTATTAACAACGTTACGATTGTTTCTAAAGCCTTACCGATAAAGCAAAAGACGTTTCCTAAAACCTCAATAATGTTATTAATTGGTGCAACTGCCGGCCTGGTGATTGGTTTGGGTTATGCCTTCATTAGAGAAATGACAGATACAACTATTAAGGATACCAAATTCTTAACTACTGAACTGGGATTGACGGACTTGGGTCATATATTTAGAATTCAGCAAACACAGGATTCAAATTTTACTAACAGCGGCTATTATAAACGTACAAATATGAGACGACATCGTCGGGTTTGA